The following nucleotide sequence is from Thermoanaerobacterales bacterium.
CCGCCCCGTACAGCTCGGCCGGGTGCAGGTCGGGGGCGGGGCGCCGATAGCGGTACAGTCCATGACGAACACCGACACCCGGGATGTCGCCGCCACCGTCGCCCAGATAAGGGAACTGGCCGCCGCGGGGTGCGAGATCGTCCGGTTGGCGGTTCCTGACAGCGAAGCGGCTGCGGCCCTGGCCCGGATCAGGCGCGAGGTGCCCGACGTGCCGCTGGTGGCCGATATCCACTTCGATTACCGCCTGGCCCTGGCCGCGCTGGAGGCGGGGGTGGACGGGCTGCGGCTGAACCCGGGCAACATCGGCGGACGGGCAAAGGTGGAGGCCGTCGTCCGGGTGGCTGCCGAGAGAAGGGTGCCCATCCGTATCGGGGTTAACGCCGGATCCCTGGACCGCCGCCACCTGCAGGCGCACGGTGGCGTCACCGCGGCGGCGATGGTCGCCAGCGCCCTGGAGCATATCGCCATACTGGAGGATCTGAATTACCGGGACATAAAGGTTTCCCTCAAGGCGAGCGATGTGATGCTCACCGTCGAGGCCTACCGGGAACTGGCGCGCCGGGTCGATTACCCCCTGCACGTGGGGATTACGGAAGCGGGGACCATGCGCGGCGGTCTGGTGAAGTCGGCCGTCGGCATCGGCATCCTTCTCGCCGACGGTATCGGGGATACCATCCGCGTTTCATTGACCGCGCCCCCGCGCTACGAGGTGTGGGCGGGCTACGAGATCCTGAAGGCGCTGGGGTTGCGCCGCCGGGGCGTGGAACTGATCTCCTGCCCGACCTGCGGGCGGACCGAGATCGACGTCATCCGCCTGGCGAACGAGGTGGAGGATCGCCTGCAGGGCGAGACGCGCCCGCTGAAGGTGGCGGTGATGGGCTGCGTGGTCAACGGGCCCGGCGAGGCCCGTGAGGCGGACGTCGGCATCGCCGGCGGGCGCGGGGTGGGTCTGGTCTTCCGTAAAGGCCGCCCGGTCCGTACCGTTCCCGAAGACAAGCTGGTTGAGGCCCTGATGGAGGAGATAAGGAAACTTGAAATTGGCAATTAGAAATTGGTAATGGGGAATTATGGCTTGATACGTAAGGACCCCCTAATTATCAATAGTTTCCAATTTCTAATTTCTAATTTCCAATTATAAGGAGGGTTTTTCTTGCGCGCGTTGCAGTACTGGGCTCCCACCCTGCGCGAAGTCCCGGCGGAGGCCGAGGTTGTAAGTCATCAGCTGCTGCTGCGGGCGGGCTTCATTCGCAAGGCGGCGGCCGGAATGTATACCCTGCTGCCCCTCGCCCACCGGGTGATCACGAAGATCGAGAACATCATCCGCGAGGAGATGAACCGTGCCGGCGGGCAGGAGATCCTGATGCCGATCATGCAGCCGGCGGA
It contains:
- the ispG gene encoding flavodoxin-dependent (E)-4-hydroxy-3-methylbut-2-enyl-diphosphate synthase, whose translation is MIERRRSRPVQLGRVQVGGGAPIAVQSMTNTDTRDVAATVAQIRELAAAGCEIVRLAVPDSEAAAALARIRREVPDVPLVADIHFDYRLALAALEAGVDGLRLNPGNIGGRAKVEAVVRVAAERRVPIRIGVNAGSLDRRHLQAHGGVTAAAMVASALEHIAILEDLNYRDIKVSLKASDVMLTVEAYRELARRVDYPLHVGITEAGTMRGGLVKSAVGIGILLADGIGDTIRVSLTAPPRYEVWAGYEILKALGLRRRGVELISCPTCGRTEIDVIRLANEVEDRLQGETRPLKVAVMGCVVNGPGEAREADVGIAGGRGVGLVFRKGRPVRTVPEDKLVEALMEEIRKLEIGN